A region of Epinephelus fuscoguttatus linkage group LG1, E.fuscoguttatus.final_Chr_v1 DNA encodes the following proteins:
- the prr13 gene encoding proline rich 13 gives MWPNQGPPPPMGPPNPVFPPGYNPAYPTAPPSGAFPQAPHPAYPAGPYPAGQYPAGMHPAMVPNAPGAMPYRPPGVYPAAPGGYPVVPPAGVHPGPYPHSPKGHKAHKGHKDKHKGHYPGGLNPMAGACAGGLAGIGMGLVGHKAHKKMKKMKKMKKGHKGFKHGKSSSSSSSSSSSSSSDEE, from the exons ATGTGGCCAAATCAAG GTCCTCCTCCTCCAATGGGTCCACCAAACCCTGTCTTCCCACCTGGCTACAACCCTGCATATCCTACTGCACCCCCATCAGGTGCCTTCCCCCAAGCTCCACATCCAGCGTACCCGGCTGGGCCATACCCAGCTGGTCAATACCCGGCTGGCATGCACCCAGCCATGGTACCAAATGCACCTGGAGCGATGCCTTATCGACCTCCAGGGGTTTATCCTGCAGCTCCAGGTGGATATCCAGTAGTCCCTCCGGCAGGTGTTCACCCTGGTCCGTATCCACACTCCCCAAAAGGCCATAAAGCCCACAAAGGCCACAAGGATAAACACAAAGGTCATTATCCTGGAGGGTTAAATCCCATGGCTGGAGCATGCGCCGGAGGATTGGCTGGAATAGGCATGGGTTTGGTCGGACATAAAGCCCACaaaaagatgaagaagatgaagaagatgaagaaaggACACAAGGGCTTCAAACACGGCAAG tcctcctccagcagcagcagcagcagcagtagcagcagcagtgacgaAGAGTGA